One Deferribacterota bacterium DNA window includes the following coding sequences:
- a CDS encoding DUF1858 domain-containing protein, giving the protein MKIDKNQTIAMILKNCPKSIKVFEKFNMGCASCLGIENETLEMGAIMHGIDVDELIKELNEACK; this is encoded by the coding sequence ATGAAAATAGATAAAAACCAGACTATTGCAATGATTTTGAAGAATTGTCCAAAAAGTATTAAGGTTTTTGAAAAATTCAATATGGGTTGTGCCTCATGTTTAGGGATTGAAAATGAAACTCTTGAGATGGGGGCAATAATGCATGGTATTGATGTTGATGAACTTATAAAAGAATTAAATGAGGCTTGTAAATAA